A single Strix aluco isolate bStrAlu1 chromosome 20, bStrAlu1.hap1, whole genome shotgun sequence DNA region contains:
- the CNTRL gene encoding centriolin isoform X7 → MSCASKYWLEESGSFLRSFFLKTQENHFNEENPLKTQYIGHIFCIFLAMKKGSVRKALCRETQMSASRTPSPMSPVSSSTRSPSPLSQQTPPSACKSMEQRHQELDIRAENAEAAFEYKFHKDENGISPGVRYITEPLIKGLSKQENLACISSLNLSSPKDGDKKFKYIENLEKCSKLETLNLSNNQIEKIEKLDKLLKLRELNLSYNKISKIEGIEHMHNLQKLNLAGNEIEHVPVWVGKKLRSLRILNLKQNKVSSLHDIAKLKPLQDLTSLFLADNPVVNLPHYRLYTIFHLRALESLDGQPVTNHDRQEALQRFNLEEIEKLERELENTVKEMENLKLNQCKVLEQLRHQDEVNKSLKEKTLQQKQSCEDLQRDLDTKNELLVYWFVTVPLPQSLYSSLKLKQKTMELTRACQKQYELEQELAFYKIDAKFEPLNYFPSEDVELDNVPGESPYIGKARYKRNMFIREGYIANKAQQMETGKMPLVEDDFCRERQLKLQLQTLDELLEGKEKKIHSAQRRLEELQSAVGNAEQQVLKVTGELQQLEDALAQKKISQANREGLEQQLSERIQVLHQLRKEALELEKQMEKQKREIGKKQKELEDLESSLASVNPEDPRHVHMKAQKASKEQQFDVMNKHYKQLESRLDEMLSRIAKETEEIKDLEQQLTDGQIATNEALKRDLESIITGLQEYLQSVKCQAKQANDECKELKKDKESLLQRLAHLEEERNNLEIVAMDAENMRKEITMLEGALQEQREINESLRDAQGDISAYEAELEAQLRDRDTEANQQKEELERLKQLSQMELSALQAELEKERQALENALAKAQLAEEKEQQNYKLLSQFKQLQGDNNLLKQQLKDLQNQLNHAVGNLIHPEEVLARISELKQKLQTGVGEIKCQNSADVLGKSLANLQKEFNDILADAQREKEKAWARQRQLQEEMVSQQEKLEEVQEKYRQVKAENRQNKNKVHQLENEIQHLHEKIKSMEEIQGLADEQLQEADEEKETILAQLEDLEKRKKIEDARAQMQFVSLDKELKELKRAIITSDKLAATELSIAKNQLKALHGTVHRINQERAEEIEEAEEFCAEAARAARDLARAEAEIELLQQLLKEKEEQFQLEMEKAGEKTVGSSAQKFEIDKLNEAMEQQKAEIDRLRWLLDNIGTGNKDEIENLQDEIAALRDVLSHQNDYITSIADPLKRRGYWCYMPSSQGSTPASRSTKDSGVCLLCSGTSPPRRGCGQDRQCRKEDLPHQGGCWVYSPVRNRLWKTNSGKGRRTKEDSEGNEATRVPKDPPFVPPPGTVIYTVLPDGAPVPQGTVVYGPPPAAVGGGSVAPGSVIYGPPPVGAQVVCGPLPPNFTVPLIPVGVLHCNVPEHHDLESEISRLEDTVYYLKSRKYKDKWSEAAEHKWKKEVEKLHQNVEELLHEREELEDQIAELRRAAQKHNKRRDFIEGYTDNLIAELQLEKSLKHHEDIADEIECIEKTLLKRRAELREADRLLSEAEVELESTQGKTKDTIQKYNHAKQHLTRTETEAKELERRAQEMAIKLVKADQQLRLLQADTRDLEQHKREQEGVLKEINKMVAARESEFQSLNQKIEMLTESLQKLQGDIQVAEGNEEHHLQILREAESLLQGKKTELERLKDQITAQQQELSFLEQQLSQRKEELRVLQDCISQKKGDLKEALRDGETEANEKLRQIREIKLLLEELNVEKKELDVQINEKRAQLSFIKKDIGKEEENLQGVLGQITRHKIELKHVLEMLELENDELQGLKLQHDQKVNELEKIQVAILEEKLKLENIQRLFQCQQGEVDWQEQLLEKDRQENEHLVSQMRTLQNNIESLNKEKEKLEDDCQSLEKKLSQTRRDLTATEDSSRTALSNVEKMELDVKNLQQEVDLLNKQKNSLNGDIIVVQKDLQEKKEELETLKGELNDSRQQLQLLEQDLKNNTRHQEELLREQATLKEDILEYLRKRKDCQERQKKRENQLQQLQKEIEEKETELAKQEAILHHLKQNSEREGKKLEECTAKVKDQKILLEKELIDQQKKLEQATAKVRLAEENLRKLEKEESRCAALEETVRKSKHQLSEKELQLQQKNREMQSLQKELEVSRCELNHLQDQIASERKKAEKHILSLKEAMKMQRMQLERKLREQKHENNCLRSDTAAAEEATHSNHKRAKRLMKDLGQTQQHSVDLQSQVKTQEDPDKNRREIENAATLLKLEVEDEIRKGFTSSSPSSLELLEDWEASSEVKGRLQCEPGNGEEPGLFAAADKRLFTLEEKLNFSKVFLMDEQWRGEALREKLQHHEDRLKAQLQQCMSKQVEVLIRGKQQTEGTLHSLQRQVDALDDLVSSTSSDSLFLAQSSSLVTLHDTLNVTKTQAALPRVTRVPGRPAGVSVGSQTLRSCSRGVSQ, encoded by the exons AGGAGTTAGGTACATAACTGAACCCCTTATAAAAGGTCTGTCAAAACAAGAAAATTTGGCATGTATAAGCTCACTGAATCTTTCTTCCCCAAAGGATGGGGACAAGAAATTTAAG taCATAGAAAATTTGGAGAAGTGCTCTAAACTAGAGACACTAAATCTTAGTAACAACCAAATAGAGAAGATTGAGAAGTTGGATAAACTGCTGAAGTTGCGTGAACTCAATTTGTCTTACAACAAAATCAG taaaattgaAGGTATAGAACACATGCATAATCTACAAAAGCTGAACCTTGCAGGGAATGAGATTGAGCATGTTCCTGTGTGGGTAGGGAAGAAACTGAGATCCCTGCGCATCCTTAATTTGAAACAGAATAAAGTATCATCA CTCCATGATATAGCTAAACTAAAGCCTCTACAAGATCTGACTTCTCTATTCCTTGCTGATAATCCAGTTGTAAATCTGCCTCACTACCGCCTGTACACCATATTCCACTTGCGAGCACTGGAAAGCTTGGATGGACAGCCAGTGACGAATCACGACAGACAGGAAGCTCTACAGAGGTTTAATTTAG aagagatAGAAAAATTAGAAAGAGAGTTGGAAAACACAGTAAAAGAGATGGAGAACCTTAAACTTAACCAGTGCAAAGTGCTCGAGCAACTTCGCCATCAAGACGAGGTCAacaaatcattaaaagaaaagacTTTGCAACAGAAGCAAAGCTGTGAAGACCTACAAAGGGACCTGGACACCAAAAATGAATTG cTGGTGTATTGGTTTGTCACAGTTCCCCTTCCGCAGAGCCTTTATTCCTCACTAAAG TTAAAACAGAAGACAATGGAGCTAACCCGAGCTTGCCAGAAGCAGTATGAATTGGAGCAGGAGCTGGCGTTTTATAAGATTGATGCAAAATTTGAGCCGTTGAATTATTTTCCATCAGag GATGTTGAACTTGATAATGTACCTGGTGAAAGCCCATACATTGGCAAGGCCAGGTataaaagaaatatgtttataaGAGAAGGCTACATTGCTAACAAAGCTCAGCAGATGGAGACTGGAAAAATGCCACTAGTTGAAGATGACTTCTGTAGGGAACGCCAGCTGAAATTGCAGCTCCAAACTCTAGATGAACTACTAGagggtaaagaaaaaaagattcattcag cacAAAGAAGATTAGAAGAACTGCAAAGTGCAGTAGGAAACGCAGAGCAACAAGTTTTGAAAGTAACAGGGGAACTGCAACAACTGGAGGATGCTCTGGCTCAGAAAAAA ATATCACAGGCCAACAGGGAAGGTCTTGAACAGCAGTTGAGTGAAAGGATTCAAGTCCTGCATCAGCTACGCAAGGAAGCTTTagaactggaaaaacaaatggagaaacagaaaagagaaatagggaaaaaacagaaagagctTGAAGACTTGGAGAGTTCTCTTGCTTCTGTAAATCCTGAAGATCCAAGACAT GTTCACATGAAAGCTCAAAAAGCAAGTAAAGAGCAGCAGTTTGATGTAATGAATAAACACTACAAACAGCTTGAGAGTCGCCTGGATGAAATGCTCTCTAGGATTGCTAAAGAAACTGAGGAAATCAAGGACTTGGAGCAACAGCTCACTGAtg GTCAAATAGCAACAAATGAAGCACTGAAAAGGGATTTAGAAAGTATTATCACTGGATTACAGGAGTACCTGCAAAGTGTTAAGTGTCAGGCAAAACAGGCCAATGATGAATGTAAGGAGTTGAAGAAGGATAAAGAATCTTTGCTACAAAGATTGGCACATCtagaggaggaaagaaacaacCTGGAAATAGTTGCCATGGATgcagaaaatatgagaaaa GAAATTACAATGCTAGAAGGTGCACTCCAAGAGCAGCGAGAAATAAATGAATCGCTTAGAGATGCACAAGGGGACATCAGTGCCTATGAGGCTGAACTGGAAGCCCAGCTAAGAGACAGAGATACAGAAGCCAATCAGCAAAAAGAAGAATTGGAAAGACTGAAGCAACTTAGCCAA ATGGAACTGTCAGCCCTACAAGCTGAACTTGAAAAAGAAAGGCAAGCATTAGAGAATGCTCTGGCCAAAGCACAACTAGCAGAAGAGAAGGAACAACAAAATTATAAGCTCCTTTCTCAGTTCAAACAACTGCAG ggagacAATAATCTTCTGAAACAACAGCTTAAAGATCTTCAGAATCAGCTAAACCATGCTGTTGGTAACTTAATTCATCCTGAGGAAGTCTTAGCTCGTATAAGTGAACTCAAGCAAAAGCTTCAGACAGGAGTTGGAGAGATTAA atgtCAGAATTCAGCTGATGTTTTAGGGAAAAGCCTTGCAAATCTGCAGAAAGAATTTAATGACATCCTTGCTGATGCtcagagggaaaaagagaaagcatggGCTAGACAGAGACAATTGCAGGAAGAAATGGTATCCCAGCAGGAAAAACTGGAAGAAGTACAGGAGAAATATAGACAG GTTAAAGCTGAAAACAGGCAGAATAAGAACAAGGTCCATCAGTTAGAGAATGAAATTCaacatttacatgaaaaaataaagagcatgGAAGAAATTCAGGGCCTTGCTGATGAACAGCTCCAAGAGGCAGATGAAGAGAAAGAGACTATTCTTGCTCAACTGGAAGATTTAGAGAAAAGG aaaaaaatagaagatgccAGGGCACAAATGCAGTTTGTCAGTCTAGATaaagaactgaaggaattaaagagAGCAATCATCACTTCAGATAAACTGGCAGCTACAGAGCTCTCCATTGCTAAAAATCAGCTAAAGGCTCTTCATGGGACTGTTCACAGAATTAATCAGGAGCGAGCTGAG GAGATTGAGGAAGCTGAAGAGTTCTGTGCTGAGGCAGCTCGTGCAGCCCGGGATCTtgccagagcagaagcagaaatagaaTTGTTACAACAACTCctcaaagagaaggaagaacaa TTTCAGCTCGAAATGGAGAAAGCTGGCGAGAAGACTGTTGGATCAAGTGCTCAGAAGTTTGAAATTGATAAATTAAATGAAGCTATGGagcaacaaaaagcagaaattgaCCGTTTAAGATGGTTGTTGGATAACATTGGGACAg GTAACAAAGATGAAATTGAGAACTTGCAAGATGAGATTGCAGCCCTCAGAGATGTGCTTTCACACCAGAACGATTACATCACCAGTATAGCGGATCCATTGAAAAGAAGGGGATACTGGTGTTACATGCCATCATCACAg ggttCAACTCCTGCTTCCCGCAGCACAAAAGATTCTGGAGTCTGTTTACTGTGTTCTGGCACATCCCCACCCAGGAGAGGGTGTGGTCAGGACAGGCAGTGCAGGAAGGAAGACTTGCCCCATCAAGGAGGATGTTGGGTTTATTCACCAGTCAGAAATAGGTTGTGGAAAACAAATTCTGGTAAAG gtaGAAGAACAAAAGAAGATAGTGAAGGAAATGAAGCAACTCGTGTTCCCAAAGACCCTCCCTTTGTACCACCCCCTGGTACAGTTATTTACACAGTCCTTCCAGACGGTGCCCCTGTACCTCAGGGAACTGTGGTTTATggccctcctcctgcagcagtggGTGGAGGTTCAGTTGCACCTGGATCTGTTATCTACGGTCCCCCTCCTGTGGGAGCCCAGGTCGTTTGTGGCCCTCTTCCTCCAAACTTCACTGTCCCTCTCATTCCTGTTGGAGTGCTTCACTGCAACGTGCCTGAACATCATGATTTG GAGAGTGAAATCTCAAGGCTAGAAGACACTGTGTATTATTTAAAGTCTCGGAAATACAAAGATAAATGGTCAGAGGCAGCTGagcataaatggaaaaaagaggtGGAAAAATTGCATCAAAATGTTGAAGAACTTCTGCATGAAAGAGAAGAGTTGGAAGATCAAATAGCAGAGCTACGACGAGCAGCTCAAAAACATAACAAACGCAG GGACTTTATTGAAGGGTATACTGACAACCTTATTGCAGAACTGCAGTTAGAAAAGTCTCTCAAACATCATGAAGATATTGCAGATGAAATTGAATGTATAGAGAAGACTCTTCTGAAACGACGAGCAGAGCTTAGAGAGGCAGACAGGCTACTTTCAGAAGCTGAAGTGGAACTTGAGAGCACACAGGGGAAA ACTAAAGACACTATTCAAAAGTATAATCATGCCAAACAGCATTTGACCCGTACTGAAACCGAGGCAAAGGAGCTAGAGCGAAGGGCTCAGGAAATGGCCATTAAACTTGTGAAAGCAGATCAGCAATTAAG GTTATTACAGGCAGATACAAGGGATTTAGAACAGCACAAGAGGGAACAAGAAggtgttttgaaagaaattaacaAAATGGTGGCTGCAAGAGAGTCTGAGTTCCAGTCGTTAAACCAGAAGATAGAAATGCTAACTGAAag TCTTCAGAAGCTTCAAGGAGATATTCAAGTTGCAGAAGGTAATGAAGAACATCACCTCCAAATCCTTAGAGAAGCAGAAAGCCTTCTTCAAGGCAAGAAAACTGAACTGGAAAGATTGAAGGATCAG ATCACTGCTCAGCAACAAGAGCTCTCGTTTCTAGAGCAACAGTTAAGCCAAAGAAAGGAAGAGCTCCGTGTCCTTCAAGACTGTATTTCTCAAAAGAAAGGTGACCTCAAAGAAGCTCTTCGAGATGGAGAGACCGAAGCAAATGAAAAACTACGCCAAATAAGA GAAATAAAACTACTTCTGGAAGAGCTTAATGTTGAGAAGAAAGAACTGGATGTCCAGATTAATGAGAAAAGAGCACAGCTTTCGTTCATAAAGAAGGATattggaaaagaggaagaaaatcttcaAGGAGTACTTGGGCAAATTACCAGGCATAAGATAG AACTGAAACATGTTCTGGAAATGCTGGAGCTTGAAAATGATGAACTTCAAGGTTTGAAGCTACAACATGACCAAAAGGTCAATGAGTTGGAGAAGATTCAGGTTGCAATTCTAGAA GAGAAGTTAAAATTGGAGAATATTCAGAGATTATTTCAGTGTCAGCAAGGGGAAGTAGATTGGCAGGAACAACTACTTGAGAAAGACCGTCAGGAAAACGAACATCTGGTTTCTCAAATGCGCACTCTGCAAAATAATATTGAGTCTttgaataaagaaaaggaaaagcttgaGGACGACTGTCAGAGTTTGGAAAAGAAGTTGTCACAAACCAGAAG AGACTTAACTGCTACTGAAGATAGCAGCAGAACTGCATTGTCCAATGTAGAGAAAATGGAATTGGATGTTAAAAACCTGCAGCAGGAGGTAGATCtattgaacaaacaaaaaaattcactgAATGGAGACATTATTGTTGTACAGAAGGATCTTCAAG aaaaaaaggaagaactggaAACACTGAAAGGAGAATTAAATGACTCCAGGCAACAGCTGCAACTGCTAGAACAG gatttaaaaaataatacaaggCATCAAGAGGAGCTACTTAGAGAGCAGGCAACCCTGAAAGAAGATATCCTAGAGTATTTAAGGAAACGTAAGGATTGccaggagagacagaaaaagagggagaacCAATTGCAGCAGCTCCAGAAAGAGattgaagagaaagaaacagaactggCCAAGCAAGAAGCG ATTCTTCATCACCTCAAGCAAAATTCAGAGCGTGAAGGAAAAAAACTGGAAGAATGTACTGCTAAAGTGAAAGATCAGAAAATACTCCTGGAAAAGGAACTAATAGATCAACAAAAGAAACTGGAGCAGGCAACAGCAAAAGTAAGGCTGGCAGAAGAAAACCTCAGGAAGCTGGAAAAGGAGGAGTCCCGATGTGCAGCACTTGAAGAAACTGTCAGAAAAAGCA AACATCAGCTCTCAGAAAAGGAATTACAATTACaacaaaaaaatagagaaatgcaGTCTCTTCAAAAAGAGCTGGAAGTCTCCAGGTGTGAGCTAAACCATCTCCAAGATCAGATAgcatcagagaggaaaaaagcagaaaaacacatctTGAGTCTGAAAGAAGCGATGAAAATGCAAAGGATGCAGCTTGAAAGAAAACTGCGT gaacaaaagcatgaaaataactGTTTGCGGAGTGATACAGCAGCTGCTGAGGAAGCCACGCACAGTAACCACAAACGAGCCAAGCGCCTTATGAAGGACCTTGGCCAGACCCAGCAGCACTCCGTGGATCTCCAAAGCCAG GTTAAAACTCAAGAGGACCCAGACAAGAACCGAAGGGAAATAGAGAATGCAGCAACGTTGCTTAAGCTGGAGGTTGAAGATGAAATTAGGAAGGGCTTTACATCTTCAAGCCCATCTTCTCTAGAACTGCTGGAAGACTGGGAAGCATCTTCTGAAGTAAAGGGAAGGCTGCAGTGTGAACCTGGTAACGGGGAGGAGCCTGGGCTGTTTGCAGCTGCTGACAAAAGACTCTTCACACTGGAAGAAAAGTTGAATTTTTCTAAAGTCTTCTTAAtg GATGAACAGTGGCGTGGCGAGGCTCTCCGAGAAAAACTGCAGCACCACGAAGATCGGCTGAAG GCTCAGCTCCAGCAGTGCATGTCCAAGCAAGTGGAAGTATTAATCAGAGGAAAGCAGCAAACGGAGGGCACCCTGCACAGCTTGCAGCGGCAGGTGGACGCGCTGGATGACCTCGTCAGCAGCACTTCCTCAGATTCGCTGTTTCTAGCCCAAAGCTCGAGTCTCGTAACTCTACATGACACTCTGAATGTAACAAAAACACAG